In Setaria italica strain Yugu1 chromosome I, Setaria_italica_v2.0, whole genome shotgun sequence, the genomic window CATACTGATATTTATATAATACTCTAACTAACAACTAAGCTCGCCCAAGGAGAATTGTGACAAGTGGATCAGCAGGCCCTTCGCCTGAAATCCTTGGCTTCTAGGTGCGGAAGGTTCATCTCTTCTAGTTGGAAATTCAATTAATTGTTAAGGGTGTGCAGCGGATGATTCGTTTTGGTGTTATATAGTTGTGCTCGGGCTGTTTGATTTTGGGAGTTTTGGGTACAGGGCGAACTGGCCGTGCGAGGTGAATTACATGTCCCAGCCGATTCTTTTGCACCGTGACGTCATTCACTAGACCCTTTAACTGCCTTTGGTTTGATTTGCAGTGATATTTCGTAGGTACGATTATGTGTTCAAAAGTATAGTTAAATTAATTTTCAATGAAGATGGTTGATAATTGAACTTGGGGAAAGTACGTCTCAGATAAATTGGTTTGTGTTTCAACTTATTTGAGATCCGCGAATTTCGGTTAGGCTTTGTTATTCCTAAATCACATTGAACACAAGTGTTCGTGCTACAATATTGAACCAACTGGATTTGATTTTTGCAATAATTGACCAGGGACTTGATCATGATCCTGCAGTTATGCTTCGTTATATCTTCATTAGCTATTGTTTGATTAGTGCTTGATCATAATATTTTGGTTAGAGTCTCCCAATAAATATTTTCCAATAACTAATTAATGAGGATATCCTAATATCACTTTCATTGTTATTAGGAGAGTTGATTTTAcagtctcccaataatctcTTAATAAGCATTTTAACTAGTCTTAAACTTACTGTTTTTTATTTTGTCTTGATACATTGTTTACTTCATGAAAAGCATACCGAAAGAAAGAGGGAAAAATACTTTCTTCATAGAAACCTTTCTTTACTGAAAATGCAGGTACCATGCTATCCATAATGAGATTTACAACTGGTTTGACATAAAATTTGCGAGAACATTAAAGGGGATTAGCTATGCTGCGCTNNNNNNNNNNNNNNNNNNNNNNNNNNNNNNNNNNNNNNNNNNNNNNNNNNNNNNNNNNNNNNNNNNNNNNNNNNNNNNNNNNNNNNNNNNNNNNNNNNNNGATGTATGCCAAGCAATTTTCCATAAATTGATGAAAAACAATTGGCTCACACAGAAAATACCATGCAACAGGAAGGTTCAGTTGCTTCCTCGACGATGAGGATGTCAAAAGGGCTTCAATgtaatttttattttaaatatttcaGGTATAGAACATAAACTTTAGAATCTATAATCTCTAGATGAAACACATGGCCTAAGTAGTCgcaaagagttttttttttttttgcaaatcacaaatacaaacactATGCATGCACATTCACCCTATGAAGAAACATAGACTAATCCTATCTCAATGAACACGCTGTTGTGTTGTGCTATTAATTCGTagaataaatttaaaaaatacaAGGATATGCAGTGAATCGAGAACTTAAATCTGTGTGGATAACAAGCTGAGTTACAGTCGGTTCACGACCAGCACTAGCTTGATCTATGCTAAGACAAAGATCTCGTGTCAGGCCCGATGCTGTTTTTCTGTGCCTACGTGCATTGTCCAAAACGTTAAACGTGGTCGTTTTCAGGGCACCGCGATTAGTGCAGAACCTCGTCAATGTCGTCATTGTCCAAAACTGACGCGGGAGGAGGTGAGAGCGGTTTAAGTTTTTTTAGACGATCTTTTTAGGTTTAAAGGCGCGTTTTTTTTTACATCGCTGCGTTTCTTTTGATTCTCATTTTGCAGGGAAAAAAATCGTCCGATCTGCAGTCAGCAAGGGCACGTGCCGAACCAGCTTTGTCACGTCTAAATCCTGAACATGAGCAGTAATAAAGCGAGATTAGAGAGACAAGAGGAACGGCAACATGTCATGACTTGTCGTTCACTTTGCTGCTCTCATCCTCCTTTTTCATCCCCTGTCAAAATGCCGTCGGGGTGCCTCGGTAAATGGAGTCTTCAGTTTCCACTCTCTCGCAGAACGCAGGCCCGTATGCGTGGACAGCGTGGTGGCTCCAGCCTTATCGAGGAGAGTCAAAAGCTGGCATCATACGAACACCGCGGTGAATGAGGAAAGCTGGGCATCTTGAGATGTGGAGGCGCTTTATTTTGACTGTTTGCAGGTGTTGCTACTTCCTGCAAAGCTGAGGGATTGTTTGATCCGGACTAAATAGTGTGTgatagatactaattaggagtattaaacatagactatttacaaaacccattgcacagatggaggctaaacggcgagacgaatctattaaacctaattagtccatgatttgacaatgtgctgttACAGGAACTATTTtgttaatgatagattaattaggcttaatagattcgtctcgccgtttagcctccgtctgtataattagttttataattaacttatatttagtcctcataattagtttccgaatattcgatgtgatacggaTTAAACTTTAACTTCAGGATACAAACACCCCGTGAAACTGCAGACGCTTGCAGCTGAATACTCGAACGGGGAACGGCCGATAGCCAGCGCCAGACGACTGAGCTCAACTTGGAGCTGGCTGCCTAGATTAACACAAGTGGTTAGCAGATAGGGCCATTGGCCATTCATTACGGTGAGCTGTGTGGTTAGCACAGTGGGCTGCCTGCCTACACCATCAACTAGCCATTAATCTACAGCCGAAAACAGTCAGACAGCTCTGTGTTCTTCAGAGCAGCATGGTATTGCAGGATTCAGACGCATCTGGCAACAAGTGTTTTTTTACGAGCACCTAACTCACTTTAGGTATCGTGCTATCTGTTCAAACCCCCTTTGCCGTTTGTCCTGTTCCAGCATGTACAACATCAGCAACGGCTTAAACAAATGTGCGTGAGCCTCTACTCTAAGCATTCGCCGACGCGAACACGCACGATAAGCTTCCAACCCAAAAGGCTCCGATGATTCCACCAACTGCTGCCGGCATCATTGGCACTGAGTTTATGATTGCCTATTTGGTATCAACAGCAACTTACATTCTAAATACTAAAGAAAACACAGCGATACCCTCAAAAGCTATGCGCTTTGATTCCCACCTGCGAAAGAGCAAGGGAGTAGCAAGTACAGGACACCTCTGCTCTGGTTTTAGATCTAAGCTACTTTAACTCGGTTCTGATTCGATGTGCAAACCGTATGGAGAAAGCAAGCAGTCTCACTAACAAACGCCTGACCAAGACCTGAAGATTTACAAGGATTCGATCAAGCAGGGTAGTCCTCTGATCCCGGGGTGTCAAACTCCAACTCACAGTGTGCAATCAAAtgtagcaacagcagcagccactGCGATGACCTAATTGAGGCCAGGTGATCACCGAAAATACAGGTCCACCGGTTAATGATTACGGCCCTACGGTTTTGTGTGGTATGGGTGCATGAGTCGACGTATCAGCTGGTGGCCTCGTCGATGCTTTGCAGCGACGGCCGCCATTGCCGGTGCCGCGCACTGGAGCTCCGGTTGCCATTGTCCTGACGCGCCAACTGCAGTCAGATGGGAGAGCAGCAGAGTAATCAGAAGATGGAACCTTTGCATGTTGCCAGGGTTAAAaagaaataggaagaaaaggggaAGATTCTCGGAAAAGATTCTTCCTCCTGACATTAGTTGAAACTCACTTATTAATCCGCCCCTTAATCTAATGCTGTACTACTTCCTTCTGGATGCTATAGTAGCATCAGTTAGTTAGTTACCTatacatcctttttttttcctctaaaAAAAGCTATAATCAATAATCTTCTTGAACGCATTTCTTCTGGAATTTGGTAATTTTAGTTACTAATTTATGATTCTGTGCGTCAGTGGTCGGATTTTTTCTACAGTGGCAGAAATTCCAGTGACAAGAACAGGGCGTCATGTCACGAGGAGATGAATAGCTAACTACCCCTCAAGAAGCAACTAAAGTCGCATGGATCATGGCGAGAGCGTGTGCATGGTGGGCATCGGAAAGCAGTTGGATTGAAGAGGCAAAGTCTAATCCATGTAGCCCACACCCACCTGATCAAGGCTGGCGTCGAgggccgcctcgtcgtcgtcctcctcctcggcggcgccccTCGCCTTGCCCGGCCTCGActccagcagctgctgctgcgctttcctctgcttctcctccttcctcgcCTGCACAGCCTTCGTCACCTCTGCAACACCGCAGCTCATGTTAGCTTGCTCATCATCAGTCTGCAGCAGGGCACGGACGCGCACCGGGATTTGGACGGAGGAGAAGGGGTTGTTTTTTTCCTTACCCTGGGTGGTGATGAGGCGGTAGACGTGGCCGAGGAGCAGGGTCTCCTTGGGCTTGAGCAGCTTGACGCGCGTGAGGCGCACGGTGCGGCTCTCGCCGCCGGGGGCGTCCTGCCGCTCCTCGGCGACGCGAAGGGTGACGAGCGCGACGTAGTGGCCCGGGTTGGCGCGCATCACCTCCGCCGCGCTGGTGGACCAGCAGAGCCGCTCCACACGCCCGCCCGGGTGCTGGAGCAgcaccgtcgccgcctccgccgcctggcAGTTCCCCATCCCGCTCCCGCGCGTACTGCTGCTGGGGTGGCCTGGCCCGCGCACCGCGCACGCCGGGACACACGCGGGCGCTCGCGAGGACGGAGAGTTGGCTGCGCTGGGAGAGCGCCGGTGGCGAGGCAGAGCGAGTGGGCAGAGCAACCGCTCGAGTGCCGAGGTGGTATATATGCCGACGAGGCAGCCTACCCACTGCTCCTTTTCTGTCCAGGACCGAGCCCCGCCACGTACTCCTACGCGACGTGCTCGCGGCTCGCGCGGTAACAACGGTTGCCGAGAGTGAACTGGGTGGTTGGTGCCCGGCTCGGCGTCGTGCCCCGGCGGCCCGGCGCACGCGCGCGCTGGTTCCCCTCCTCGGCAGAAATCTAGCGCTCGGTGCCGGTGATCGACGCGGTTTTTTTGGCCGCCGAGGGAGGGAAGCCAGCCAGCAAGCCGAAACTACCCCGGGTCGTCTTCGCTGCCTTTTTCCCGGGGTCGCACGTGAACGGACGTTAGGACGTACGTGTTCGGGGAGTTGTTTGTACTCGTCGGGAAGTTTGCAGTGCGGCCGCAACAGGGGCAGAGGGAAAAGGGAGCCAGCCCTTTGCATTGCATGCGCCATCAATTGGTCGTTTTCGCGGGGCGGCGTGCGGACCAGGGCGGCCGGATGGGATCGGCCCGCGCTCTCCCTGCCGCGTACGTTTTGTCCTCCGCCGGCCACCGTGAACGTACGCCGAAAAACCATGGCCCTAGCTAAGCAGTAGAGTCCATGGCGATCGGCAGCAGCTAACGCACCCTACCGATGTGCCCAACGCTGGCTGCGCTTCGAAGTTTCGACGCGCGCTAGTTTCCACCTGCACGGCTTGGCAAGTAGGGGATTCTGAACGAAGTCGCAAGGGAATAGATCAGCAGACAGCAAAAGCTTGTCTACATTCATTATTTTTCTCTTGAAAGATCATCGATTGGTGTTGGTGGCACAACAGCGTTTTCCAAAGTCCCTGCCCTATTTTCATGCATAGAGTAGAGGTGAATATCAACAGGTTGTAGTTTGGATCCACGTCCACCTACTGGTCCAGGTCAACCTTCTGTTTGATGATGGGCCTACACACACCTCGCTAACATCCAGCAGGCGATTGTGCAGTTTCGAAAGTATTTTGATAGAGCACCAAACTCCAACCAAACTATTGTATTGTGTTGTATTCGGCTGGATGGAGCGGCTAGAAATCTTTTGTGTGTTGGGTTGTTTGGGACTATTCATGTGTATGAGAATCTTCTGTCTTTTCTTTGTGTAATCCTAGCTAACTTATGCCGCGAAGATGCTCCAAAACGAAAGCGTCAGGATGGTACGACATTGATGATGTATGTATGGCAGTATGGTGTAGGCTCAGAAATGAAGTTGTCTCGTTCCTCACCGAGCTTTACCTCATGTGTGGAAGATTACTTGATCATTTCTTTCACAAAAAAGAAGATTAGTTAATcacaaaaaaagagaaaaaaaggcgTTGTCATCATGCCACGCATCAAAATTAAATATTGCCGCAGCATAAAAGACCCACTTCAAATTAAGTTCAAAACAGTACAATGCGCGCGAAACGCAAGCGCACCTGCTTGTGCttgaaatatttttcttttgggaACAACACTCGCTAGAAATCTTTGCAGCTGCTTATTTAGTTATTCTAAATGCCATCACTTTTATATAAGAAATGGAATGCAGATGCCCCATAACAAATTCCACATAGCATGGCACAATGCTGCTTCAAATCAGTATTACTATACTGCGATGACTTGCTCTTCAATTATTCTTTATCTACACTCTGCCTGCAAATTGCTTCCTGGTAATGGAATGCACCGAGTTAAAAAAATCCTGACGACCATTCCGCTGCTTGCCTTCCAACCAGCAGCCTCCTGAAAACAAGCCAGTATCAAATTCGTGTCAAACATCCTTCACccggaagaaaaaataaaatataagtgTTTAGGTTAGGTACTTACATTAGGCGCTTAGATGTTTATACCTTGCCGAAGATCGATTGGGACCTGGCAGAGTCAGCTCCCCTTATTGCCTGGGCAGTGTGTGGTTCATGTCTGCCTTTTCTGGTGATCGATCGTCCGATCCCTCCCAGGCCAGCTACCATTAGAGAGGGAGGTCCTCTGGTCAACAATGGCAAGGCGGCTATCAGCAGCAGTGCAATGGTACTAgaggagctagctagctaatcTCGCGTGGCGTCAG contains:
- the LOC101758420 gene encoding uncharacterized protein LOC101758420 encodes the protein MGNCQAAEAATVLLQHPGGRVERLCWSTSAAEVMRANPGHYVALVTLRVAEERQDAPGGESRTVRLTRVKLLKPKETLLLGHVYRLITTQEVTKAVQARKEEKQRKAQQQLLESRPGKARGAAEEEDDDEAALDASLDQLARQDNGNRSSSARHRQWRPSLQSIDEATS